In Calliopsis andreniformis isolate RMS-2024a chromosome 6, iyCalAndr_principal, whole genome shotgun sequence, a single genomic region encodes these proteins:
- the LOC143180048 gene encoding uncharacterized protein LOC143180048: MVLLVAFKILFIFHIFATGLSQLIPSNQSCITAGSFEIVDGTCQNYYICIFDGVELVSYNLTCANSTVFFPALGTCTSSTVYACTQTTTTSTTPSTTTSTTPSTTTSTTPSTTTSTTPSTTTSTTPSTTTSTTPSTTSTTPSTTTASSCVATGRYPVTNDPTCQSYYFCLVDGGPIIRYDLKCPNSLVFNPILQQCVLPNTYQCPPVN; the protein is encoded by the coding sequence ATGGTTCTCCTCGTCGCGTTCAAGATTCTTTTTATATTCCATATTTTTGCTACAGGACTGTCTCAACTAATCCCATCAAATCAGTCATGCATCACGGCAGGCTCGTTCGAGATCGTCGATGGAACGTGTCAAAATTACTACATATGTATTTTTGATGGTGTTGAATTAGTTTCCTACAATTTGACATGTGCTAATTCAACGGTGTTTTTTCCTGCATTGGGTACTTGCACATCATCCACAGTATATGCGTGCACACAGACAACAACAACTTCAACAACGCCATCAACAACAACGTCAACGACGCCATCAACAACAACGTCGACGACCCCATCAACAACAACGTCGACGACCCCATCAACAACAACGTCGACGACGCCATCAACAACAACTTCGACGACGCCATCAACAACATCAACAACGCCATCAACAACAACCGCGAGCTCGTGTGTCGCAACTGGTAGATATCCAGTTACTAATGATCCCACTTGCCAAAGTTACTACTTCTGCCTCGTGGATGGGGGTCCTATTATTAGATATGATCTTAAATGTCCGAATTCGTTGGTATTCAATCCAATACTGCAGCAATGCGTTCTGCCTAACACTTATCAGTGCCCACCAGTGAACTGA